The genomic stretch gtatttgttctgttgtgtttatgttgtgttacggtgcggatgttctcccgaaatgtgtttgtcattcttgttttgtgtgggttcacagtgtggcgcatatttgtaacagtgttaaagttgtttatacggctaccttcagtgtgacctgtatggccgttgatcaattatgccttgcattcacctatgtgtgtgtaaaagccgcatatattatgtgaatgggctgtttgtatggaggaaaagcggacgtgatgacaggttgtagaggacgctaaaggcagtgcctctaaggcacgcccccaatattgttgtccgggtggaaatcgggagaaatccgggagaatggttgccccgggagattttcgggaggggcactgaaattcgggagtctcccaggaaaatcgggagggttggcaagtatgcacatactgtatgtggACATCACATTTGTGGTTGTGTAGATCACAATACAACATTTTTCTCTTGGTTTCCATTTACGAGGACATCATACTGCCAATTAGTAGTGGAGAGGAGTATATCGCATCACATGATGGATTCAAGATGGCATCCAAAAGTTCAGATGGCAgctttcaaattttttttatacTCATTTTGTCCCAAATAGccagataaataaaaaatacatgccATACAAGATTTCATGTCTTAGTAGGCTACCATTCTTACagtgttcactgtgacatttgctacgccaactaatggcggggatgttTGTAACTCAGATGTTTGCTTGCAACTttgaagcataacaattagctgagagacagctcttatctcgaaACACTCTTATGTTGAATGCCACTGTATTTCCTATGTGAAACACCTACTCCAAAACAAGAGGTTGACCAGCATGTTTTCTCTTACTGTAGGTGTTTGCCGCCTCATCTGCTGGCTTCAAGTGCACCGGGTTCGAGATCAACGCCATACTGCTAGCATACGCCCGGACAAAGGCCCGATGGACAAGAGTTCCTTCAAGCCAGGCAAATTTTGTTAAAAAAGACTTTTGGAAGGTAAGTACATGAATTgaagttacttttttttaaaaaaacatttgacgtaccgtatttttcggagtataagtcgcaccggccgaaaatgcataataaagaagggaaaaaacatatataagtcgcactcgagtataagttgcatttttttatggaaatttatttgatgaaacccaacaccaagaatagacatttgaaaggcaatttaaaataaataaagaatagtaaacaacaggctgaataagtgtacgttatatgacgcataaataaccaactgagaacgtgcctggtatgttaacgtaacatattatggtaagagtcattcaaataactataacatatagaacatgctatacgtttaccaaacaatctgtcactcctaatcgctaaatcccatgaaatcttatacgtctagtctcttacgtgagtgagctaaataatattatttgatattttacggtaatgtgttaataatttcacacataagtcgctcctgagtataagtcgcacccccggccaaactatgaaaaaaactgcgacttatagtccgaaaaatacggtagttgtttttttttacagactgATCTCTCAAAGTACAACAACATAACTGCTTTTCTTGCTCCAGGAGCGGTAAGTTGTTTCAGCGTTATCTCCTCCATCATGTTAGTAGTTTGCTTCATCTGCCCTCGTCCGATCGGTCGACAGATGGAAGTGCTCGGCGACAAGCTGTTGAAAGAGCTTCCTGATGGCGCGCTTGTCGTCTCTTGTCGCTTCCATTTCCCCAACTGGCCTCACCAGTCCACTGTCGGCTCCGGTCTGGACCAGACGTGGGCCTACAACATCACCGATGTGCGCAAGTCAGGACTGAGGGAAGTATCTAATGTTGTGGAGGATAGATAGAGGACAGTCCCTAGGTCGGGGGTGTTCAAAGTGCAGCCTGGTGGCCGTTTATGGCACAAGCAACACTTTCTTATGACAAAATACACaacattacacaaaaaaatatgaacaaaatggAACTGGcccaattcccccaaaaatgttagCTGTAAACTAAAATGGTCAAAGACCCGTGCTTCTTACTGCGTATGGTCTTTGTGGATTTCCGTGCATCATGTCATGATTACCATGTGTACAAATTTCTTGCAGGATGTGGTAAGTTTTTTTAGTATCTTtattgtacaaaatgtatcaaaacggCGGCAGCATCTTCACATTTTTCTTGATACGTCTCtccctggaaaaagtttggacacccctgatccagGCTTTAGTTAAAAATGACTACttattaatcagaatcagaatcagaaatactttattaatccccggggggaaattaaaattttcagcacaatcccattcaagatcagacaaacattacagggagacagaacaggatcaaacattacagggagacagaacaggatcgctgacgggtctgccaacttccggcgccactttcaaaaaaggtgagatatagGTAAacaagggggtgggggggtctaagcctgggcccctggagagggggtccagactgagaccaagggaaaaaacaactcatagccatagcacacatgt from Entelurus aequoreus isolate RoL-2023_Sb linkage group LG17, RoL_Eaeq_v1.1, whole genome shotgun sequence encodes the following:
- the si:dkey-190g11.3 gene encoding adenine nucleotide translocase lysine N-methyltransferase isoform X2; the encoded protein is MRKYKRNNNVSGMEDSIEVILQDDENVLPTSRPHLVLSACTGTLLTGLYGVWSLFTMPGFRKVPSGLKVPYLPSNRDQTRNVMKLLEGRTGCLADLGSGDGRLVFAASSAGFKCTGFEINAILLAYARTKARWTRVPSSQANFVKKDFWKTDLSKYNNITAFLAPGAMEVLGDKLLKELPDGALVVSCRFHFPNWPHQSTVGSGLDQTWAYNITDVRKSGLRETEQDQTLQGDRTGSLTGLPTSGATFKKDRDVTGGGVQTLVLL
- the si:dkey-190g11.3 gene encoding adenine nucleotide translocase lysine N-methyltransferase isoform X3; the encoded protein is MEDSIEVILQDDENVLPTSRPHLVLSACTGTLLTGLYGVWSLFTMPGFRKVPSGLKVPYLPSNRDQTRNVMKLLEGRTGCLADLGSGDGRLVFAASSAGFKCTGFEINAILLAYARTKARWTRVPSSQANFVKKDFWKTDLSKYNNITAFLAPGAMEVLGDKLLKELPDGALVVSCRFHFPNWPHQSTVGSGLDQTWAYNITDVRKSGLRETEQDQTLQGDRTGSLTGLPTSGATFKKGMHVMMPSDRDVTGGGVQTLVLL
- the si:dkey-190g11.3 gene encoding ATP synthase subunit C lysine N-methyltransferase isoform X4, whose protein sequence is MCLSFCVVCCSLTQSSCFAFDHARYVNATPLCQDSLYIIIKCITETCVCVCTVFQVPYLPSNRDQTRNVMKLLEGRTGCLADLGSGDGRLVFAASSAGFKCTGFEINAILLAYARTKARWTRVPSSQANFVKKDFWKTDLSKYNNITAFLAPGAMEVLGDKLLKELPDGALVVSCRFHFPNWPHQSTVGSGLDQTWAYNITDVRKSGLRETEQDQTLQGDRTGSLTGLPTSGATFKKGMHVMMPSDRDVTGGGVQTLVLL
- the si:dkey-190g11.3 gene encoding ATP synthase subunit C lysine N-methyltransferase isoform X5, whose protein sequence is MCLSFCVVPYLPSNRDQTRNVMKLLEGRTGCLADLGSGDGRLVFAASSAGFKCTGFEINAILLAYARTKARWTRVPSSQANFVKKDFWKTDLSKYNNITAFLAPGAMEVLGDKLLKELPDGALVVSCRFHFPNWPHQSTVGSGLDQTWAYNITDVRKSGLRETEQDQTLQGDRTGSLTGLPTSGATFKKGMHVMMPSDRDVTGGGVQTLVLL
- the si:dkey-190g11.3 gene encoding adenine nucleotide translocase lysine N-methyltransferase isoform X1 is translated as MRKYKRNNNVSGMEDSIEVILQDDENVLPTSRPHLVLSACTGTLLTGLYGVWSLFTMPGFRKVPSGLKVPYLPSNRDQTRNVMKLLEGRTGCLADLGSGDGRLVFAASSAGFKCTGFEINAILLAYARTKARWTRVPSSQANFVKKDFWKTDLSKYNNITAFLAPGAMEVLGDKLLKELPDGALVVSCRFHFPNWPHQSTVGSGLDQTWAYNITDVRKSGLRETEQDQTLQGDRTGSLTGLPTSGATFKKGMHVMMPSDRDVTGGGVQTLVLL